GCCAGCAGGCGCACTCCCGCGCGGTGCGCCGCGGCGGCCGCATCTACCGCCCACCCGGGGAGCGTGTCGAGCGAGGCGCGCGCGGGCACGCCGTCGCCCCGCCCCTGCATGACGTACAGCGTGGGCTCCAGCATCACCCCGCGCTGGCGCATGGCGCGGAAGAGCGCCGCGAAGGCGGGCCCCTGGGGCGAGACCGTGCGCAGGAGCACGCGCCGAGCATCGCGATCGCCCACCGCGGGGGCGCCCGCCCAGATCACCTGGTCGGAGTGGCTCATCACCTGAGCGCCCCCGGCCACCAGCTCGCCGGGGCTGGTGGGGGGCACCACGGCGTGTGTCCACACGCGCAGCCCCTGCGCGCGCGCCGCCCGCGCCAGCGCGGCGAAGCGGGCGGGCGGGACGTCCGAGTACACCTTGATCCCCGTGGCGCCGATGCGCCGCGCCTCGCGCACGATGCCGTCGATCTCCGCGTCGGCGGAGAGCATGCGTACGCCCGGAGCGCTCCCCGCCACGTGCCCCGCGGACCAGTACCTTACCCGGACCGAGTCGTACGTCGCGAACCAGCGCGGCCCCGCCACGACCGCCGAGTAGTAGATCCGCGGGGAGAGCGCCGTGTCGGTGCGGGCCGCCCGCGCCAGCTCCGCCACCTTTTCGGTGCGCCCTCCCATGTCGCGCACCGTCG
This sequence is a window from Longimicrobium sp.. Protein-coding genes within it:
- a CDS encoding amidohydrolase family protein, which translates into the protein MIRIAIGVAVLAAFAACAGGRGAASPPGDAVALEGVTVIDGTGAPPRPGMTVLVRRGRIAGIFAAGSQRLPAGTRVVPLAGHYVIPGLIDSHVHLATSDRGGIYPSLLRHTLMGGVTTVRDMGGRTEKVAELARAARTDTALSPRIYYSAVVAGPRWFATYDSVRVRYWSAGHVAGSAPGVRMLSADAEIDGIVREARRIGATGIKVYSDVPPARFAALARAARAQGLRVWTHAVVPPTSPGELVAGGAQVMSHSDQVIWAGAPAVGDRDARRVLLRTVSPQGPAFAALFRAMRQRGVMLEPTLYVMQGRGDGVPARASLDTLPGWAVDAAAAAHRAGVRLLAGTDDMGRQSPNIHGELQLLVRQVGLTPLEAIRSATQYGAEALGAQDSLGTIAPGKVADLVVLRADPSTDIRNTQTIAYVMQRGRLHARTEPWHRMPLSDPPAAP